The segment CCGCCGGGCGGGAGGGGACCGGTCGAGGGCCGCCGGAGCGCGGGCCTTCCGGCGGCGGGCGCCCGGATAAGCGCTGCTAGCGTGGCCGCAGTTCTGTCCCCGTGATGTGGTGAAGGGTTGCGCCCGCGATGGCCAAGTTCCTGCTGAGTCTGCACCTGCTGGCCGTGGCGCTGTGCATCGGTCCGGTGGCGGTCGCGGTGAGCATGTTCCCGCGCAGGGCGAAGGCCGCGCTGGCCGGGGGCCCGGAGCAGGCGGGGGCGCAGACCTCGGTGCGGCTGCTGCACCGGATCAGCAACGTGTACGCGCTGATCGGCCTCGCGGTGCCGGTGCTGGGCATCGGCACCGCGCAGGTGATGCACGTGCTGGGCAACGCCTGGCTGGTGACCTCGATCGTGCTGACCGCGATCGCCGCGGGCGTGCTGCTGCTGTTCGTGCTGCCCGGTCAGCAGGCGACCGTGGACGCGCTGGACGCGACCGAGGACAAGGACGCCGAAACGGCCCGCGCCGCAGGCAAGTTGAAGCTGCTGCCGATGACGGCGGGCGTGTTCAACCTGCTGTGGGCGGTCGTCCTGGTGCTGATGGTCATCCGGCCGGGGTCGTCGAACGGGGCGTGACCCCGCGGACCTCGATCGAGGCGAGCAACTGGGCGGTGGCCGCCGCGACGGCGGCCACCGCCGCGTCGAACGCCTCCCGGTTGTGCGCGGCGGGCGCCCGGAACCCGGAGATCTTCCGGACGTACTGGAGCGCCGCCGCGTGCACGTCCTCGGGGGTGGCGTCGGGCGTCATCGGCGGGCGGAGCGTCTTGATGCTTCGGCACATGCCTCCAGTCTGCCGCGCCGCACCGACACCCCGCCGACGGTTCAGGGCAGTTGCCGCAGCCGCACCCCGGCCCGCTTGACGGCCCGGGCCACGATCGCGGTCTCCACCCGCCGCACCCCGAGCGGCCCCAGCACCCCGGTCTGGAACCGGTACAGCGCCGCGTGGTCGGGGCAGAACACGGCGGCCATCAGGTTGCTCGGCCCGCTGGTGGCCAGCACGCCGTGCACCTGCGGGTGCCGGGCCAGCGCCTCCCCGGTCGCCGCCAGCCGCCCGGGCTCGACGTCCAGCCACAGGTTGGCGTCCACCGCGGCGCCCACCAGCCGCGGGTCCACGCTGACGTGGGTGCGCAGCAACCCGCCCGCGCCGAGCCGGTGCAGGCGGCGCCGGACGGTGGACTCCGGCACCTGCAGCGCGGCGGCCAGCGCCGCGTGCGAACGGCGGGCGTCGACGCCCAGCGCGTCCAGCAGCCGGTGGTCCAGCGCGTCCGGCGCGGGCGGCGGCCCGGCCGGGGCGGGCGGCGGGGCCAGCGCGGCCTCCTGACCGGCCGTCAGCGCCCCGCAGCGCCAGGCCGAGGCGTCCGCGAACAGGTGCAGCACGGCGTGCGCGGTGGACTCCAACACCGCGTCGGTGGCCGGCAGCCGCCCGTGCAGCAGCCGGTCCCGGGCGGACGCCTCGGCCAGCACCACCGCCGACACCTCCTGCCCGCCGAGCATCACGTCGACGAACGGCACCCCGTCCTGGGCGGCCAGCGCCAGCGCGATCGCCTCCACCCGCCCGCGCAGCACCCGCACCCGCAGCAGCAGCGCGCCGAGCGCGGCCTCCCGGGCGTCCGGCATCCGCACCACCCGGACCGCGCCCGTCCCCAGCAGCCGCCCCAGCCGCCGGGTCACCGTCCGCGCCGACACCCCCAGCACCTCGGCGATCCGCCCCGGCTCGGCCCGCCCGTCCACCTGCAGCGCGTGCACCAGCCGCCGGTCCAGCGCGTCCAGCACCGCGGCGGGATCCGCCGTACCCGTGTCCATGCTGTCCGATCCCCGCCGTTCCAGTGCCACCGACGTCCCGATGAGCCACCCCGACGGTACTCCTGGAGGCCCACCGCGACGAAGGAGAACCACCGTGCAGCACCTCCTGGACGCCACCGAGCGGGCCCTGCGCGAGGTCGGCGACCTGCTCGCCGCCCGGCAGCCCGCCGAACCCGTCGCCGCCACCACCCCCGCCGAGGCCCGCGCCGCGTTCGACGCCGTCGACCGCCCCGCCGCCCGGCTGCTGCGCGAGCGGCTCACCGCACTGCGCCCGCAGGCCGGATGGCTGGACGACGAGTGGGCCCGCGAGGTGCCCGGAACCGGCGAGTGGTGGCTGGCCGACGCCACCGACGGCGCCGTCCAGTACCTGGGCGCGCTGCCGCACTGGGCGGTCACCGCGACCCTGCTGCGCGACGGCGCCCCCGTCCTGGCGGTGGTGCACGCGCCGCGCACCGCCGCCACCTACACCGCGACGGCCGGCGGCGGCACCCGGCTGAACGGCCGCCGCTGCGCGCCCCGCCCGCGCACCCTGGCCACCGCCGTCGCCGCCACCTCCCAGCCCCCGCTGGTCGCCCGCGACCCGGCGGCCCTGCGCGCCGCCGGGGCCTCGCTGAGCGCCGTGCTGCCGCACGTCCCGGCCGTCCGCAACCTCGGCCCGACCGCCCTGCAGACCGCCCAGGTCGGCTCCGGCCACCTCACCCTGTTCTGGCAGTACGGCGCCGACCCGGCCAACCTGCTGCCCGGCGCGCTGCTCGCCGCCGAGGCCGGCGCCGTGGTCAGCGACGCGCAGGGCGCCCCGTGGACGCCCGCCGCCCCGTCCTTCGTCGCCGCCGCGCCCGGCGTGCACGCCGAACTCCTGGACGTGCTGCGCGCGGTGTGACGGGCGCTGCCGGCGGCACCGGTCAGGAGACGTTGTCGGCGGCAGCGGTCAGGATGGGGGACGACCGTCCCGCGACTCACAGGAGGCCCGCCCATGACGACACCGACCTGCCCGCTCGACGGAAAGGTCGCCCTCGTCGCGGGCGGCACCCGGGGCGCCGGCCGCGGCATCGCCGTCCAGCTCGGCGCCGCCGGGGCCACCGTGTACGTCACCGGCCGCTCCGCGCAGGGCCACCGCTCCGAGTACGACCGGCCCGAGACGCTGGAGGAGACCGCCGAGCTGGTCACCGCGGCCGGCGGCCGCGGCGTCGCCGTCCGGGCCGACCACAGCGACCCGGCGCAGGTCGCCGCGCTCGCCGCCCGCCTGGAGCGCGAGCAGGGCCGCCTCGACGTCCTGGTCAACGACATCTGGGGCGGCGAGGGCAACTTCGCCTGGGACGCCCCGCTCTGGGAGGACGACCTCGACCGCGGCCTGGCCCTGCTGCGCCGCGCCGTCGACACCCACGCCATCACCAGCCACCACCTGGTCCCGCTGCTGCTGCGCCGGCCCGGCGGGCTGGTGGTGGAGATGACCGACGGCACCGCCGAGTACAACGCGACGCGCTACCGGGTGTCCTTCTTCTACGACCTCGCCAAGGCGTCCGTGCTGCGGATGGCCTTCGCGCTCGGCCACGAGCTCGGCCCGCGCGGCGCCACCGCGGTCGCGCTCACCCCCGGCTGGATGCGCTCGGAGATCATGCTGGAGCACTTCGGCGTCACCGAGCGGACGTGGCGCGAGGCGCTCGCCCGGGAGCCGCAGTTCGGGATCTCCGAGTCCACCGCGTACGTCGGCCGCGCGGTGGCGCACCTCGCCGCCGACCCCGACCGGGCCCGCTGGAACGGCCGCTCCACCTCCAGCGCCGAACTCGCCCGCACCTACGGCTTCACCGACCTCGACGGCAGCCGCCCGGACTGCTGGGCCTACCTCACCGCCGCCGAACAGGCCCCGGCCGCCCCCGACCCGGCCGCCTACCGCTGAGCCGCCCGCCCCCGGGGCTTACTGCTCCAGCAGCCGGACGGGCAGCGTCGCGGCGGCGGTGAAGACCGCCCCGGGGGTGGTGAGTTCGAGGTAGTGCAGGTCCCCGTCGCGGTGCTGGACGGGCGGGTCGAGGGGCAGGTGCGACAGGTCGAGGGCGCCCAGCGCGTCCAGGCTGGCCCGGCCGAGCTTGATCAGGGCCTCCTTGCGCACCCACAGGCGCAGGAACGCCCGGGTGGGGTCGGGATGCCGCCGGACCAGGGCGCTCTCGGCCGTGGTCAGGACGTGCTGGAGGGTGGCCGGGTCGGTGGTGCGGGCGTCGAGGTGCTCGACGTCGACGCCGACCGGGACGGGGGCCGCCGCGGCGGCGATGACGCCGTTGGTGTGCGAGAGGCTCAGGTGCGTCCCGGGCCGGTCGGTGAGGTGCGGGCGGCCGTGGGCGGTGCTGCCGCAGCCGGGGCACCGCTGGCCGAAGGCCACCGCGGCGGGCTCGATGCCGAGGTGCGCGGCCGCGCAGTACCGGACCAGCAGGTGCGCGGCCAGGTAGTCGTCCCGGTCCGCGGGGCGCCGGAACCGCTCCAGGCGCTCGCGCTCGAACGCGGTGAGCAGCCGCTCGTCGGCGTCCGGCCGGGCGAGCACCCCGGCAGTGGTGGCGAGCATGGCGAACGGCGGGTTCGGCACGGTTCTCCCTTTCCGGGCTGGCACCTTCGCTGGCGGAATATCAAAGTAGTCCGTTCGAATGATTGTCCGGCGCGTCCGGGTCGCCCCGTCCGGAGGCGGTCCGCCGCTTCCTCTTTGCTGACCGGTGTCCGCTGTCTGCTGACCCACCGTCAACGAGAGGGGTGCCCGTGCGACACGGTGTCCGCGGCAAGAACCCGCTGCTCCGCTTCGCCGTGGTGACGGCGCTCGCCGCCGCTCCGCTGCTCACACTGGTCGTGGCCGGAGAGGCCGCCCAGATGGCGCCGCCACTGGGCCCCTGCTCGGGCCCGGACTGCCCGAGCACCTGGGGCCCGCCGCACACCGGGCCGTTCGACGGGGCCGACGCCTCCCTCAACATCTACGTGGGCGGCAACTACCTGGTGCGGCAGAACGCGGCCGAGGCCGAGGGCAAGATCGCGGTGGTCGGCAACCTCGACATCAACAAGGCGTCGGGCGGCGCCTTCAACATGGGCGTGGTGGGCGTCGGCTCGATGGTCACCCCGCCGAACGCCTCGGACCACGTGACGGTGGGCGGCTCGGTCGCCGTGGACGCCTCGCAGGCGAACCCCAGCAAGCTGTTCATCGGCGGCACCGACTTCTTCGCCCAGCCGCCGAAGGCGCGGTGGGGGAACCTCAAGTACGGCACCACGCTGACCGGCTCCTACGACATCACCCCGGACGGCCGGGCCATCCAGGACCCGGCGGCGATCGACGAGTTCCGCGGCCTGACACCGGTCATCGAGGGCCACTCCGCCTGCATGGCCCGGCAGACCGCGACCGGCACCGTGGTGGACGACGGCACCACGGTCACCTTCACCGGCGACGGCACCAGCGCCCGCCAGGTGTTCGACTACGGACAGAACATCGGCACCGACGGCGGCCGCCGGGCCATCGTGTTCGCGGGCGTCCCGGCCGGCGCGACCGTGATCGTCAACATGACCGGCAGCGACGTGACCGTCAACACCAGCAGCGGCACCGGCCAGGCCGGCGACCAGCTGACGGAACTGCGGCCGAACCTGATGTGGAACTTCCCGACCGCCACCAACGTGGTGGTGGAGGGCGACGCCCAGTGGCAGGGCTCGATCATGGCGGGCAACCCCGGGAGCACCACCACGCTCTCCAACCCCGGCACCAACGGCCGCGTCTACCTGGCGGGCAACCTGCTCCAGCAGGGCAGCGCCGGCACCGAGATCCACAACTACCCGTTCAACGGCGACCTGCCGGACTGCAGCGAGAGCCCGTCGCCGTCCCCCTCGCCGAGCGACTCGACCAGCCCCTCGCCCTCGCCCTCGCCGAGCGAGTCGACCAGCCCGTCGCCGAGCCCGAGTCCGTCGACCAGCGAGAGCCCCTCGCCGTCGCCCTCGGAGAGCGAGAGCCCCGGCCCGAGCCCGTCGTCGAGCGGGAGCACCAGCCCCGCGCCGTCGCCGAGCGGGAGCACACCGCAGCCGACCGGCTCCGGTTCCACCCCGGCGGGGCCGCCGCTGCCGAACACCGGCGGTGACAGCCTGGTCGCCCCGGCGGCCGGGGCCGCCGCGGTGCTGCTGGGCCTGGGCGGCGCCGTGATCGCGCTGGCCCGCCGCGCCCGGGGCCGGCACAGCTGA is part of the Kitasatospora cineracea genome and harbors:
- a CDS encoding SDR family oxidoreductase — protein: MTTPTCPLDGKVALVAGGTRGAGRGIAVQLGAAGATVYVTGRSAQGHRSEYDRPETLEETAELVTAAGGRGVAVRADHSDPAQVAALAARLEREQGRLDVLVNDIWGGEGNFAWDAPLWEDDLDRGLALLRRAVDTHAITSHHLVPLLLRRPGGLVVEMTDGTAEYNATRYRVSFFYDLAKASVLRMAFALGHELGPRGATAVALTPGWMRSEIMLEHFGVTERTWREALAREPQFGISESTAYVGRAVAHLAADPDRARWNGRSTSSAELARTYGFTDLDGSRPDCWAYLTAAEQAPAAPDPAAYR
- a CDS encoding Lrp/AsnC family transcriptional regulator translates to MDTGTADPAAVLDALDRRLVHALQVDGRAEPGRIAEVLGVSARTVTRRLGRLLGTGAVRVVRMPDAREAALGALLLRVRVLRGRVEAIALALAAQDGVPFVDVMLGGQEVSAVVLAEASARDRLLHGRLPATDAVLESTAHAVLHLFADASAWRCGALTAGQEAALAPPPAPAGPPPAPDALDHRLLDALGVDARRSHAALAAALQVPESTVRRRLHRLGAGGLLRTHVSVDPRLVGAAVDANLWLDVEPGRLAATGEALARHPQVHGVLATSGPSNLMAAVFCPDHAALYRFQTGVLGPLGVRRVETAIVARAVKRAGVRLRQLP
- a CDS encoding choice-of-anchor A family protein, translated to MRHGVRGKNPLLRFAVVTALAAAPLLTLVVAGEAAQMAPPLGPCSGPDCPSTWGPPHTGPFDGADASLNIYVGGNYLVRQNAAEAEGKIAVVGNLDINKASGGAFNMGVVGVGSMVTPPNASDHVTVGGSVAVDASQANPSKLFIGGTDFFAQPPKARWGNLKYGTTLTGSYDITPDGRAIQDPAAIDEFRGLTPVIEGHSACMARQTATGTVVDDGTTVTFTGDGTSARQVFDYGQNIGTDGGRRAIVFAGVPAGATVIVNMTGSDVTVNTSSGTGQAGDQLTELRPNLMWNFPTATNVVVEGDAQWQGSIMAGNPGSTTTLSNPGTNGRVYLAGNLLQQGSAGTEIHNYPFNGDLPDCSESPSPSPSPSDSTSPSPSPSPSESTSPSPSPSPSTSESPSPSPSESESPGPSPSSSGSTSPAPSPSGSTPQPTGSGSTPAGPPLPNTGGDSLVAPAAGAAAVLLGLGGAVIALARRARGRHS
- a CDS encoding inositol monophosphatase family protein gives rise to the protein MQHLLDATERALREVGDLLAARQPAEPVAATTPAEARAAFDAVDRPAARLLRERLTALRPQAGWLDDEWAREVPGTGEWWLADATDGAVQYLGALPHWAVTATLLRDGAPVLAVVHAPRTAATYTATAGGGTRLNGRRCAPRPRTLATAVAATSQPPLVARDPAALRAAGASLSAVLPHVPAVRNLGPTALQTAQVGSGHLTLFWQYGADPANLLPGALLAAEAGAVVSDAQGAPWTPAAPSFVAAAPGVHAELLDVLRAV
- a CDS encoding DUF2277 domain-containing protein, which gives rise to MCRSIKTLRPPMTPDATPEDVHAAALQYVRKISGFRAPAAHNREAFDAAVAAVAAATAQLLASIEVRGVTPRSTTPAG
- a CDS encoding 4'-phosphopantetheinyl transferase family protein is translated as MPNPPFAMLATTAGVLARPDADERLLTAFERERLERFRRPADRDDYLAAHLLVRYCAAAHLGIEPAAVAFGQRCPGCGSTAHGRPHLTDRPGTHLSLSHTNGVIAAAAAPVPVGVDVEHLDARTTDPATLQHVLTTAESALVRRHPDPTRAFLRLWVRKEALIKLGRASLDALGALDLSHLPLDPPVQHRDGDLHYLELTTPGAVFTAAATLPVRLLEQ